A portion of the Blastochloris tepida genome contains these proteins:
- the tolB gene encoding Tol-Pal system beta propeller repeat protein TolB, producing MPAFLPTRRDLLLAGAAGATVLGLPRPAGAVLKLDITQGVVQPLPIALPDFVGASAPDAEFGRNVTQVITADLKRSGLFAPISPQAFIERITNFDQQPRYPDWRVINAQALVTGRMTRQPDGRLRAEFRLWDVFGGAQLTGQQYFTTPENWRRVAHIIADAIYERLTGEKGYFDTRIVFVDESGRKERRVKRLAVMDQDGANVRYLSRGDEDVITPRFSPNSQDITYMALNRGAWRVYLMNIETGQREAVGNFPGMTLSPRFSPDGQRVVFSAEQGGVTSIHVMDLRSKQIFRLSNSGAIDVAPCYSPDGRQIVFASDRGGSAQLYVMGADGSGQRRLSFGDGSYTTPVWSPRGDLIAFTKQGGGQFAIGVMRPDGSGERILTAGYHNEGPTWAPNGRVVMFWRDPGGAGGPSLYTVDLTGQNEQRIPTPSYASDPAWSPLLS from the coding sequence ATGCCCGCTTTCCTTCCGACACGACGCGATCTCCTCCTCGCCGGGGCTGCCGGCGCGACCGTTCTCGGCCTGCCGCGGCCGGCGGGCGCGGTGCTCAAGCTCGACATCACCCAGGGCGTGGTGCAGCCGCTCCCCATCGCGCTGCCCGATTTCGTCGGCGCCAGCGCGCCGGATGCCGAGTTCGGACGAAACGTCACCCAGGTTATCACCGCCGATCTCAAGCGATCCGGCCTGTTCGCGCCGATCTCGCCGCAGGCGTTCATCGAGCGCATCACCAATTTCGACCAGCAGCCGCGCTACCCGGACTGGCGGGTGATCAACGCCCAGGCGCTGGTCACCGGCCGCATGACCCGCCAGCCGGACGGCCGGCTGCGCGCCGAGTTCCGGCTGTGGGACGTGTTCGGCGGCGCCCAGCTCACCGGCCAGCAGTATTTCACCACGCCCGAGAACTGGCGCCGCGTCGCCCACATCATCGCCGACGCCATCTATGAGCGGCTGACCGGCGAGAAGGGCTATTTCGACACCCGCATCGTGTTCGTCGACGAATCTGGACGCAAGGAACGCCGGGTCAAGCGGCTGGCGGTGATGGACCAGGACGGCGCCAATGTGCGCTATCTCAGCCGCGGCGACGAGGACGTGATCACCCCGCGCTTCTCGCCCAACAGCCAGGACATCACCTACATGGCGCTGAACCGCGGCGCCTGGCGGGTGTACCTGATGAACATCGAGACCGGCCAGCGCGAGGCGGTGGGCAACTTCCCCGGCATGACGCTGAGTCCGCGCTTCTCGCCGGACGGCCAGCGCGTGGTGTTCTCGGCCGAGCAGGGCGGGGTGACCTCGATCCATGTGATGGACCTGCGCTCCAAGCAGATCTTCCGCCTGTCCAATTCCGGCGCCATCGACGTGGCGCCGTGCTACTCGCCGGACGGCCGGCAGATCGTGTTCGCCTCCGACCGCGGCGGCTCGGCGCAGCTCTATGTCATGGGCGCGGACGGCTCCGGCCAGCGCCGGCTGTCGTTCGGCGATGGCAGCTACACCACGCCGGTGTGGTCGCCGCGCGGCGACCTGATCGCCTTCACCAAGCAGGGCGGCGGCCAGTTCGCCATCGGCGTGATGCGCCCGGACGGCTCGGGCGAGCGCATCCTGACTGCCGGCTACCACAATGAGGGGCCGACCTGGGCCCCCAACGGCCGGGTGGTGATGTTCTGGCGCGACCCCGGCGGCGCCGGCGGTCCGTCGCTCTACACCGTCGACCTCACCGGCCAGAACGAGCAGCGCATACCCACGCCGAGCTACGCCTCCGACCCGGCCTGGAGCCCGCTTCTCAGCTGA
- a CDS encoding TetR/AcrR family transcriptional regulator, which translates to MTGERRTRTSSRTRILDAAAEIVAEIGAGKMTLDAVAERAGLSKGGLLYNFPSKDALLQAMIERMVEDGVNEREASRSANAHRPNVEARCIIASDLAHCASHGRDVASGMLAAISENPSLLEPVRKVAAEEWAMLQASDCPELSVIAWLAVHGLMSLDMFGISPVSPEDRERVLAALDRLLDCRALPQPQCPPPQ; encoded by the coding sequence ATGACCGGCGAACGTCGCACCCGAACCAGCTCGCGAACCCGCATCCTCGATGCGGCCGCCGAGATCGTTGCCGAGATCGGTGCCGGAAAGATGACGCTGGACGCGGTGGCCGAACGGGCCGGGCTGAGCAAGGGCGGCCTGCTCTACAATTTCCCGAGCAAGGACGCGCTGCTGCAGGCGATGATCGAGCGCATGGTGGAAGATGGCGTCAATGAGCGCGAGGCCTCGCGCTCCGCCAACGCCCACCGGCCCAATGTCGAGGCCCGCTGCATCATCGCCTCCGACCTCGCCCATTGTGCCAGCCACGGCCGCGACGTCGCCAGCGGCATGCTGGCCGCCATATCGGAAAATCCCAGCCTGCTGGAGCCAGTGCGCAAGGTGGCGGCGGAGGAATGGGCGATGCTGCAGGCCAGCGACTGTCCCGAACTTTCGGTCATCGCCTGGCTCGCGGTGCACGGGCTGATGTCGCTCGACATGTTCGGCATCAGCCCGGTCAGCCCCGAGGATCGCGAACGCGTTCTGGCCGCGCTCGACCGGCTGCTCGACTGCCGCGCTTTGCCCCAGCCGCAGTGCCCCCCGCCGCAGTGA
- a CDS encoding efflux RND transporter periplasmic adaptor subunit, protein MKRRIVVFLVAFLAVGLCGALVWFNFFRDKLIADIFANMPRPAQTVSAAEVKATTWRPGIAAIGTARAENGVELAVQIGGLVKEIRFQPNQAVEKGSIVVQIDDAVERADLIDAEAAVKLGESNLKRTETLRTRGFDTDAQLDQMVAQLAAARSKLERYKAIIDQKALKAPFSGTIGIARINPGQYVQPGTVVATLQNLDQMKVDFTVPEQLVDKVRIGQPVRFGASESRLDRTGRIIGIDPRIDPQTRLVSVQALLDDNRDRAVVPGQFLRVRIDLPDEPNVVVVPQTAVVTSLYGDYVYVVEETAKDGQPALTVKQVFVKVGRRDGGRSEVLSGLMPGERIVVSGQNKLQAGAPVKIDNTIDVTGIPVRDPARP, encoded by the coding sequence ATGAAACGGCGCATCGTCGTCTTCCTGGTGGCCTTTCTGGCGGTCGGCCTGTGTGGCGCGCTGGTGTGGTTCAATTTCTTCCGCGACAAGCTGATTGCCGACATCTTCGCCAACATGCCGCGGCCGGCGCAGACGGTGTCGGCGGCCGAGGTCAAGGCGACCACCTGGAGGCCGGGCATCGCGGCGATCGGCACCGCGCGGGCCGAGAACGGCGTGGAGCTCGCGGTGCAGATCGGCGGGCTGGTCAAGGAGATCCGGTTCCAGCCCAATCAGGCGGTCGAGAAGGGCAGCATCGTCGTCCAGATCGACGATGCGGTGGAGCGCGCCGACCTGATCGACGCCGAAGCGGCGGTCAAGCTCGGCGAATCCAACCTCAAGCGCACCGAGACGCTGCGCACGCGCGGCTTCGACACCGATGCGCAACTCGACCAGATGGTGGCGCAGCTCGCCGCCGCCCGCTCCAAGCTCGAACGCTACAAGGCGATCATCGACCAGAAGGCGCTGAAGGCGCCGTTCTCCGGCACCATCGGCATCGCCCGCATCAATCCCGGTCAGTATGTGCAGCCGGGCACGGTGGTGGCGACGCTGCAGAACCTCGACCAGATGAAGGTCGATTTCACCGTGCCCGAGCAGCTCGTCGACAAGGTGCGGATCGGCCAGCCGGTGCGCTTCGGCGCCTCCGAAAGCCGGCTCGACCGCACCGGCAGGATCATCGGCATCGATCCGCGCATCGACCCGCAGACCCGGCTGGTGTCGGTGCAGGCGCTGCTCGACGACAATCGCGACCGGGCGGTGGTCCCCGGCCAGTTCCTGCGCGTGCGCATCGACCTGCCGGACGAGCCCAATGTGGTGGTGGTGCCGCAGACCGCGGTGGTGACCAGCCTCTATGGCGACTACGTCTATGTGGTCGAGGAGACGGCGAAGGACGGCCAGCCGGCGCTCACCGTCAAGCAGGTGTTCGTCAAGGTCGGCCGGCGCGACGGCGGCCGCTCCGAGGTGCTGTCCGGCCTGATGCCGGGCGAGCGCATCGTCGTCTCCGGCCAGAACAAGCTGCAGGCCGGCGCGCCGGTCAAGATCGACAACACCATTGATGTCACCGGCATTCCGGTGCGGGATCCGGCGCGGCCATGA
- the tolR gene encoding protein TolR, producing the protein MGAGTVSSGDKTGRRRRRGGRAVMSEINVTPFVDVMLVLLIIFMVSAPLLTVGVPIDLPQTQAKGIEQNTEPVTISVNTKGQVFLMNSEIQIDELVPKLQAIAQARGGGQDERVFVRGDKSVDYGTVMKVMGRLSSAGFKRVALVTEVEQGG; encoded by the coding sequence ATGGGCGCTGGCACCGTATCCTCGGGCGACAAGACCGGCCGTCGCCGCCGGCGGGGCGGGCGCGCCGTGATGAGCGAGATCAACGTCACGCCGTTCGTCGACGTGATGCTGGTGCTGCTCATCATCTTCATGGTGTCGGCGCCGCTGCTCACCGTCGGCGTGCCGATCGACCTGCCGCAGACCCAGGCCAAGGGCATCGAGCAGAACACCGAGCCGGTGACCATCTCGGTCAACACCAAGGGCCAGGTGTTCCTGATGAACAGCGAGATCCAGATCGACGAGCTGGTGCCGAAGCTGCAGGCCATCGCCCAGGCGCGCGGCGGCGGCCAGGACGAGCGGGTGTTCGTGCGCGGCGACAAGTCGGTCGATTACGGCACGGTGATGAAGGTCATGGGCCGGCTGTCGTCCGCCGGCTTCAAGCGCGTGGCGCTGGTCACCGAAGTGGAGCAGGGGGGCTGA
- the tolQ gene encoding protein TolQ gives MTPDLTPSVDMSLLTLFLQAHWVVKSVMIGLICASIWVWAIAIDKWLLFRRTRAACDQFEQAFWSGQSLEELYRTLSARPADSMAGLFVAAMREWKRTFEGGARSFAGLQQRIDRVMDVSISREVERLESKLLVLATVGSAGPFIGLFGTVWGIMTSFQSIAASKNTSLAVVAPGIAEALFATAMGLIAAIPATIFYNKFTSEVNKQAARLEGFADEFSAILSRQIDENA, from the coding sequence ATGACCCCCGACCTGACTCCTTCCGTCGACATGTCGCTCCTGACCCTGTTCCTGCAGGCGCATTGGGTCGTCAAGAGCGTGATGATCGGGCTGATCTGCGCCTCGATCTGGGTGTGGGCGATCGCCATCGACAAGTGGCTGCTGTTCCGGCGCACCCGCGCCGCCTGCGACCAGTTCGAGCAGGCGTTCTGGTCCGGCCAGTCGCTGGAGGAGCTCTACCGCACGCTGTCGGCGCGGCCGGCCGATTCGATGGCGGGGCTGTTCGTGGCGGCGATGCGCGAGTGGAAGCGCACCTTCGAGGGTGGCGCCCGTTCGTTCGCCGGGCTGCAGCAGCGCATCGACCGGGTGATGGACGTGTCGATATCGCGCGAGGTCGAGCGGCTCGAGTCGAAGCTTCTGGTGCTGGCCACGGTCGGCTCGGCCGGCCCGTTCATCGGCCTGTTCGGCACGGTGTGGGGCATCATGACCAGCTTCCAGTCGATCGCCGCGTCGAAGAACACTTCGCTCGCGGTGGTGGCGCCGGGCATCGCCGAGGCGCTGTTCGCCACCGCAATGGGGCTGATCGCTGCCATACCGGCGACGATTTTCTACAATAAGTTCACCTCCGAAGTGAACAAGCAGGCCGCGCGGCTGGAAGGTTTCGCCGACGAGTTCTCGGCGATCCTGTCGCGCCAGATCGACGAGAACGCTTAA
- a CDS encoding cell envelope integrity protein TolA: protein MRSDRSFVASASLHAVVLGIGLVTFDARPMVVAPTESMPVDIMSMSEFSQLTRGQKTAPKAEKPRHVAEKTGEVKPPDTETKKIADKTIDSATPPPLPPKVERPPEPDKKAESKPEPEPKKVEAKPEAKPEPKKAEPKPEIKPDAEALEKLIEKAEKTEKKPEPQKKAEVKPPPTPPAKPVARPKQPPPPPVAQTPPDPNSKFDTSKIAALLDKRAPQRTAASAAEVSHTASLGSVTGQAQQLSQTEIDALRAQIQRCWNPPVGAAEARDLIVRVRIALNQDGSLAGQPMLVDHSGGGYFQVAAESAMRAIRRCAPYTLPVAKYEAWRDVEVTFDPRDMFRG from the coding sequence ATGCGCTCGGATCGGAGCTTCGTCGCCTCGGCCTCGCTGCACGCGGTGGTCCTCGGCATCGGGCTCGTCACCTTCGACGCCCGGCCGATGGTGGTCGCGCCGACGGAGTCGATGCCGGTCGACATCATGTCGATGTCGGAGTTCTCCCAGCTCACCCGCGGCCAGAAGACCGCGCCCAAGGCGGAAAAGCCCAGGCACGTCGCCGAGAAGACCGGCGAGGTGAAGCCGCCCGACACCGAAACCAAGAAGATCGCCGACAAGACCATCGACTCGGCGACCCCGCCGCCGTTGCCGCCGAAGGTCGAGCGTCCGCCCGAGCCGGACAAGAAGGCCGAGTCCAAGCCGGAGCCCGAGCCCAAGAAGGTGGAGGCCAAGCCCGAGGCCAAGCCGGAGCCGAAGAAGGCCGAGCCCAAGCCGGAGATCAAGCCCGACGCCGAGGCGCTGGAGAAGCTGATCGAGAAGGCGGAGAAGACCGAGAAGAAGCCCGAGCCGCAGAAGAAGGCCGAGGTCAAGCCGCCGCCGACACCGCCGGCCAAGCCGGTGGCGCGGCCGAAGCAGCCGCCGCCCCCGCCGGTGGCCCAGACCCCGCCCGATCCGAACTCGAAGTTCGACACCAGCAAGATCGCCGCGCTGCTCGACAAGCGCGCGCCGCAGCGCACGGCCGCCAGCGCCGCGGAGGTGTCGCACACCGCCTCGCTCGGCTCGGTCACCGGGCAGGCGCAGCAATTGTCGCAGACCGAGATCGACGCGCTGCGCGCCCAGATCCAGCGCTGCTGGAACCCGCCGGTGGGCGCCGCCGAGGCGCGCGATCTCATCGTCCGCGTCCGCATCGCCCTCAACCAGGACGGCTCGCTCGCCGGCCAGCCGATGCTGGTCGACCACAGCGGCGGCGGCTATTTCCAGGTGGCGGCGGAGAGCGCGATGCGGGCGATCCGCCGCTGCGCGCCCTACACCCTGCCCGTCGCCAAGTACGAGGCGTGGCGCGACGTCGAGGTCACCTTCGATCCGCGCGACATGTTCCGGGGCTGA
- a CDS encoding DUF2852 domain-containing protein, translating into MSDAARAQYWDGRYEGEDRWRAGRLHPGRIALIVIAFILWWPIGLAVLIYSIWSGRMDCWNDSSRYERKMARMQEKMDRMRAHMDGRGSDVRGSGGGSWWGGRREPAAGSSGNRAFDEYRAETLKRLEEEERGFRDFLERLRQAKDKAEFDQFMAERRRVAEPERPADA; encoded by the coding sequence ATGAGCGACGCTGCACGCGCTCAATACTGGGATGGCCGGTATGAAGGCGAAGACCGGTGGCGGGCCGGGCGGCTCCATCCGGGCCGGATCGCGCTGATCGTGATCGCCTTCATCCTGTGGTGGCCGATTGGGTTGGCCGTATTGATCTATTCGATCTGGAGCGGACGCATGGACTGCTGGAACGATTCCTCGCGCTACGAGCGCAAGATGGCGCGGATGCAGGAGAAGATGGACCGCATGCGCGCACACATGGATGGCCGCGGCTCGGACGTCCGCGGCTCGGGCGGCGGTTCCTGGTGGGGCGGCCGGCGCGAGCCCGCCGCCGGATCGAGCGGCAACCGGGCGTTCGACGAGTACCGCGCCGAGACGCTGAAGCGCCTTGAGGAGGAGGAGCGCGGGTTCCGCGACTTCCTGGAGCGGCTGCGTCAGGCCAAGGACAAGGCCGAGTTCGACCAGTTCATGGCCGAGCGCCGCCGCGTCGCCGAGCCGGAGCGTCCGGCGGACGCGTGA
- a CDS encoding cold-shock protein produces MTQGTVKWFNGQKGFGFIQPDDGTKDVFVHISAVERAGMYGLNEGQRVSFDVVADRRTGKSSADNLKAA; encoded by the coding sequence ATGACGCAGGGAACCGTGAAGTGGTTCAACGGCCAGAAGGGCTTCGGATTCATCCAGCCGGATGACGGCACCAAGGATGTGTTCGTTCACATCAGCGCGGTCGAGCGCGCTGGCATGTACGGCCTCAATGAAGGTCAGCGCGTGTCCTTCGACGTCGTTGCCGACCGCCGGACCGGAAAGTCCTCCGCCGACAATCTGAAGGCGGCGTGA
- a CDS encoding response regulator has translation MASNLGSGSGRPAGRTLWALLAAIIVVPLLVFAGAAAVSYRNQFADANERLQRFLDVVHEHAVKVFETHELAAGQVNAMLYPLSDEAIAGQQEQLNPRLKLLIERLPQVGAIWVLDETGHPLLSSNFVPAPRDLDLSDREYFSVHRDGRVGPGATYISEILQGRANPGARFFQLTKRRDRAGRFAGVIAVSIRPDYFENFYEQAARSGFDAVGLIRVDGSILARYPTREDMKQRLAPTSGLMRTVAKNPDAGSYETISDVDGVDRLMAYRRLPGESVYLTVGLDRARILGNWRAALATHMIYGVPATLGLGVLGLVAMRRTRREADALARLAAETLHRAEIEEQLRHSQKMEAIGQLTGGIAHDFNNLLQIAIGSLDILKRRLPNGDPRSRELVESALDGMTRAASLTQRLLAYARRQPLDPKTVDVNHLVQNVSELLRSTLGETVRIETVLAGGLWPAYVDANQLESAIVNLAVNARDAMPHGGRLTVETGNAHLDDSYAEQNPDVMPGQYVLVSITDTGTGMTPEVIAKAFEPFFTTKPAGQGTGLGLSQVYGFVKQSGGHVKIYSETGSGTAVKLYLPRRYGHEVMGEIHLDRVPAQAADNSAAILVVEDEDGVRHFVCGALRDLGYRVVEASSGRQALELLRTHPEVGLLLSDVVMPEMNGRDLADLALAQYPDLRVMFMTGYTRNAIVHNGVLDPQMRLISKPFTVTQLATKVKEAFGEETAEAPAAATGRPLVPDGPLRILVVDDEPLVSLGLVDLLEGEGHAVIEASSAKEAIDRLSEENFDVVVTDHTMPGMTGSELARVIRTRWPGVGIVLSSGHVDLPGADIARLPRLDKPYRIDQVRRAVDQAICRH, from the coding sequence GTGGCTTCCAACCTGGGGAGCGGATCAGGCCGCCCGGCAGGGCGCACGCTGTGGGCGCTGCTGGCCGCCATCATCGTTGTCCCGCTGCTGGTGTTCGCCGGCGCGGCAGCGGTCTCCTATCGCAATCAGTTCGCCGATGCCAATGAGCGCCTGCAGCGCTTCCTCGACGTCGTGCACGAGCACGCGGTCAAGGTGTTCGAGACGCACGAGCTGGCGGCCGGCCAGGTCAATGCGATGCTCTATCCGCTCAGCGACGAGGCGATCGCCGGCCAGCAGGAGCAGCTGAACCCCAGGCTGAAGCTCCTGATCGAGCGTCTGCCGCAGGTCGGCGCCATCTGGGTGCTGGACGAGACCGGCCATCCGCTGCTGAGCAGCAATTTCGTGCCGGCGCCGCGCGATCTCGACCTGTCGGACCGCGAATATTTCAGCGTCCACCGCGACGGCCGCGTCGGCCCGGGCGCCACCTATATCAGCGAGATCCTGCAGGGCCGGGCCAATCCCGGCGCCCGCTTCTTCCAGCTCACCAAGCGGCGCGACCGCGCCGGGCGGTTCGCGGGCGTGATCGCGGTGTCGATCCGGCCGGACTATTTCGAGAATTTCTACGAGCAGGCGGCGCGCTCGGGCTTCGATGCCGTCGGCCTCATCCGCGTCGACGGCTCCATCCTCGCCCGCTATCCGACGCGCGAGGACATGAAGCAGCGCCTCGCGCCGACCAGCGGGCTGATGCGGACGGTGGCCAAGAACCCCGATGCCGGCAGCTACGAGACGATTTCGGACGTCGACGGCGTCGACCGGCTGATGGCCTATCGCCGCCTGCCCGGCGAGTCGGTCTACCTCACCGTCGGGCTCGACCGCGCGCGCATCCTGGGCAACTGGCGCGCGGCGCTTGCGACGCACATGATCTACGGCGTGCCGGCGACCCTCGGCCTCGGCGTGCTGGGGCTGGTGGCGATGCGCCGCACCCGGCGCGAGGCCGACGCGCTCGCCCGCCTCGCCGCCGAGACGCTGCACCGCGCCGAGATCGAGGAGCAGCTCCGCCACTCCCAGAAGATGGAGGCGATCGGCCAGCTCACCGGCGGCATCGCCCACGACTTCAACAATCTGCTGCAGATCGCCATCGGCAGCCTGGACATTCTCAAGCGCCGCCTGCCGAACGGCGATCCGCGCAGCCGCGAGCTGGTGGAATCGGCGCTCGACGGCATGACGCGGGCCGCCAGCCTGACGCAGCGCCTGCTCGCCTATGCCCGCCGGCAGCCGCTGGATCCCAAGACGGTGGACGTCAACCATCTGGTCCAGAACGTGTCGGAGCTGTTGCGCAGCACGCTGGGCGAGACCGTGCGCATCGAGACGGTGCTGGCCGGCGGGCTGTGGCCGGCCTATGTCGACGCCAACCAGCTCGAAAGCGCCATCGTCAATCTCGCGGTCAATGCCCGGGACGCCATGCCCCATGGCGGGCGGCTGACGGTGGAGACCGGCAACGCCCATCTCGACGATTCCTATGCCGAGCAGAATCCGGACGTCATGCCCGGCCAGTACGTGCTGGTGTCGATCACCGACACCGGCACCGGCATGACGCCGGAGGTGATCGCCAAGGCGTTCGAGCCATTCTTCACCACCAAGCCGGCCGGGCAGGGCACCGGGCTCGGCCTGTCGCAGGTCTATGGCTTCGTCAAGCAGTCGGGCGGCCACGTCAAGATCTACAGCGAGACCGGCAGCGGCACGGCGGTGAAGCTCTATCTGCCGCGGCGCTACGGCCACGAGGTGATGGGCGAGATCCATCTCGACCGGGTGCCGGCGCAGGCGGCCGACAATTCCGCCGCCATCCTGGTGGTGGAGGACGAGGACGGCGTGCGGCACTTCGTGTGCGGGGCGCTGCGCGACCTCGGCTACCGGGTGGTCGAAGCCTCCAGCGGCCGGCAGGCGCTGGAGCTGCTGCGGACCCATCCCGAGGTCGGGCTGCTGCTGTCGGACGTGGTGATGCCGGAGATGAACGGCCGCGATCTCGCCGATCTCGCGCTCGCCCAGTATCCGGATCTGCGGGTGATGTTCATGACCGGCTACACCCGCAACGCCATCGTCCACAATGGCGTGCTCGATCCGCAGATGCGGCTGATCAGCAAGCCGTTCACCGTCACACAGCTCGCCACCAAGGTGAAGGAGGCCTTCGGCGAGGAGACGGCGGAGGCGCCGGCGGCCGCGACCGGGCGGCCGCTCGTGCCCGACGGGCCGCTGCGCATCCTGGTGGTCGACGACGAGCCGCTGGTGTCGCTGGGGCTGGTCGATCTGCTGGAAGGCGAGGGCCACGCGGTGATCGAGGCCAGCTCGGCCAAGGAGGCGATCGACCGGCTGTCGGAGGAGAATTTCGACGTCGTGGTCACCGACCACACCATGCCGGGCATGACCGGCAGCGAGCTCGCCCGCGTCATCCGCACCCGCTGGCCCGGGGTCGGCATCGTGCTGTCGTCCGGCCATGTCGACCTGCCGGGCGCCGACATCGCCCGCCTGCCGCGGCTCGACAAGCCCTACCGCATCGATCAGGTGCGCCGGGCGGTCGATCAGGCGATCTGCCGGCATTAG
- a CDS encoding IS481 family transposase: MDTHKNARLTPKGREVMVGAVVDGGLTNAEAARRYNTTPKTVAKWVGRFRAEGVDGLRDRSSRPLSSPGQTAPATCAAVEALRRQRCTGKQIAAELGLSPATVSRILRRRGLNKLSALEPAEPVRRYERQHPGEIIHIDIKKLGRFNTVGHRITGDRSGQSNSRGVGWECLHLAIDDHSRVAYSEILPDEKRPSCLRFLFNALRFFRAHGVKVQRVMTDNGASFRSFRYARALRLLEIKHLRTKPYTPKTNGKAERFVQTSLREWAYAKAYLHSDQRAAELPIWLHRYNWHRPHGSLQAKTPISRLGLTEDNLLRLHS; encoded by the coding sequence ATGGACACTCACAAGAATGCTCGCCTGACCCCGAAAGGTCGAGAGGTGATGGTGGGCGCCGTGGTGGATGGCGGACTGACCAATGCCGAGGCCGCGCGTCGCTACAACACCACGCCGAAGACGGTCGCCAAATGGGTCGGGCGCTTCCGCGCCGAGGGTGTCGATGGTTTGCGCGACCGCTCCTCCAGGCCGCTTTCATCGCCAGGCCAAACAGCGCCCGCCACGTGCGCTGCGGTCGAGGCGTTGCGCCGCCAGCGCTGCACCGGCAAGCAGATCGCGGCCGAGCTCGGCCTCTCGCCGGCCACCGTCAGCCGTATCCTGCGGCGGCGCGGCTTGAACAAGCTCAGCGCCCTGGAGCCGGCCGAACCGGTCCGGCGCTACGAACGCCAGCATCCCGGCGAGATCATTCACATCGACATCAAAAAGCTCGGCCGGTTCAACACGGTGGGCCACCGCATCACCGGCGATCGCAGCGGGCAAAGCAACAGCCGCGGGGTCGGCTGGGAGTGCCTGCATCTCGCCATCGACGATCATTCGCGGGTCGCCTACTCGGAAATCCTGCCCGACGAAAAGCGCCCGTCCTGTCTGCGCTTTCTGTTCAATGCACTGCGCTTCTTCAGGGCCCATGGCGTCAAGGTTCAGCGCGTGATGACCGACAACGGCGCCAGCTTCCGCTCCTTCCGCTATGCCAGGGCGCTGCGCCTACTCGAGATCAAGCACCTGCGCACCAAGCCGTATACGCCCAAGACCAACGGCAAGGCCGAGCGCTTCGTCCAAACGAGCTTGCGCGAATGGGCCTACGCCAAAGCTTATCTGCACTCCGATCAGCGCGCCGCAGAGCTGCCGATCTGGCTGCATCGCTACAATTGGCACAGGCCCCATGGTAGCTTGCAAGCCAAGACACCCATCAGCCGCCTCGGTCTGACCGAGGACAACCTGTTGAGGCTCCACAGCTAG